The segment CGCGATGGCAAGCCCATTCGGAAGTGGGTTTTTTATTCGTGGGATGGACATTTTCTCCATCCGAGCCGATCGAAATCAAAACAAGATGGGGAATGGGATCGGGCGTCAATTGGCGATAGCGGGAGCCGCTTTGAGAGACGAGAAACCATTCTTTTCCCCCTCTGAGGCGAGGCGGAATCGTGTCTGTGACATTGATGGAGACGTTTCCGGCATTGGCTTCCGCCCAGCCACGCTGCCAGATGCGTGCACCGATATCGGCGAGGGTGGCGAGAATCTCTCTGAACCGGTTCGATTCTGTCTGGATCAAACGGAGAAATTCTTCGTTTCCTTCAACACACGGATTGATTTCACCGATGCCGCCAAAGCACCGTTTGATAATGTTAGTCGCCATTTTCACACAGTCAAGCCACGCTCAGCTTTAGCGGCATGAGCGTGGCAATGATCCCGATATTTCTATTGATTTGATCAGTCCCCGGAGGAGCTGCGTTCGCGGCAGATCCTTTCCACTTCGCGGAAATTGACCTTGCCGCTCGCCATCATGGGGATGTCCTCAATTATGTAAAACTGGCGTGGAACGGCGATCGCCGGCAGCTCTTTCTTGAGTTGTTTGAGCACGGCGTGCATGTCGAACTTGTCATTTGCCACCGCGGCAATGACGTCCGAACCCTTGATGGGATTGGGAACGTCCACCACGCAGCAAATCACGTCCTCGGGCAAGAGTTTGCTCAAGAGGGTTTCCACTTTGACGAGCGATACCATCTCGCCGCCGACCTTGACAAAACGTTTCAATCTGCCGCGATGCCAGAGGAAACCGTCGTCGTCGATAATGCCGATGTCGCCGGTGTCATACCAGCCATTGCGGATGCGCAGCGAAGTTTCTTCAAGATCGCCAAGATATCCTTGCATCACGTGATCGCCCTTGGTGAGAACCTTTCCTTCCTGATTGGGACCGAGGATTTTGTCCGTGTTGATATCCACGATGCGCACCTGCACGTTTGGGATCGGGACACCGATGCTGCCGAGTTTGTGAAAGCCGGGATAGTTCACAGAGATCACCGGCGAGGTCTCCGTGGTGCCATATCCTTCAAAGAGAGTGATGCCGTGTTTTTTTATAAATCCGTCATAGATCTTGTCCGGCAGCTTGTCCGCACCGGCAATGGCAAAACGGACTGAGGAGAAATCTCCTTCCTGTGATTTTTGCAGATAGCCATAGAAAAATGATGGCGTGGCGGCGATGAAAGTGATCTTATATTCGCGCACCAAGTCGCTAACCGTTTTATATTCCAGGGGGTTGGGGTAGGTGACCATGGTCGCGCCCAAAATGGTCGGCAGCCAGAAATCCACCGTCAAACCAAAGACGTGGAAGAGAGGCAGGATGGACATGAAGACGTCGTTTTCATCCAGCTTGACGAGCTGCGGCACGCCATCCACGTTGTGGAGGATATTGCGATGCGAGAGCTGAACCGCCTTGGGTTCTTTCTCGCTGCCGCTGGTGAAGAGGATGACGCTGATCTCGTCTGCGGAGCCGCTGTGCACCAATTTGCTGAGGATGGCAAAAGGAAGTTTTGAAAGCAGTGCCGCCTTGAGTTTGGCGATAGTGGTGACTTTGGCGAGGATGTCTTCCAACATGATCATGTGGTCAATAGGTTGCAGATCAAGCTTTTCCATCAGTTTATGACTGGTGATGACGGTCTTGAAATTGCATTTTTCACGGGCATATTTGGCGTTTTCGATGGCGCCGGTGGCATAATTTATCATCACCGGAATCTTTCCATTCATTAGGGAGGCAATGACCGCAAGCATGCAGCCCATCGAGGTGGGAAGCATGATCCCCGACATATTTTCCCTTGATCTTGCCGATGTGTTCTTTGAGGATGAGCGAGGCGATCAACATCCTGCCATAGGTATAATCCTTGTTGGTGGCTTTGTCGATTACCGCCATGCGGCTTGAGAATTTCTTTGCCGATACAATGAAGCGTTGATGCAGTTGTAACATGATTTTCTCCTTTAGTTAATAATATGCAGCCAGTCTCTGAGCAGGAATTCCAAACGCCCAATCAATAGCGAAATACGTGCCATCACGGTGTAGCCGAAAGAGGCGCCGAAGCTGATCATCAAAAACCAAATGCCGATCTTGGAGGGCACCGCATAGACGCCTTCCTGTTTCTTGCTGAAATAGAAGAAATAGACTCCGCAGATTGTGCCGATGATGAGTAATATGGAGCCGATCTTTTCCGTCAATGAGGGTAGCGCGAAGGGATTGATCATCGTGGCGGAGACCTGGTGCATCAGATCGGATTTGAGAAATCTCAGCATACTGATGGCAGCGGTGGTGCCGACGATGATCGCAATCGGATAGCGGCTCACCCACTGAGCTTTGGGAATCACGCGCATGAGCATCATCACTCCAAGCGCTGCGGGTATGAGCAAAATGACGTTGTTGTTAAAATCGAAGATCAGTTTTGTAAAGAGGTTTGGGATCAGGGTATCGTAGATAATCACGATCAACCAATAACCTGCCGAAAGTCCCACGAAAACCTGTTCTCCGAACTTGTAGAAGGGATTGTCCTTGTAGAGAAAGCTATAGATGCAGAAAGTGAAAAAAGCACCCAGCCAGATACCGAAGACTTGCATGAATTCTGCCATTATTCTGTCCCCGCTTGTTGTTTTGGTTTGTGCCTGATTCGCCAGGCTTTGATGTTTCCGACCAAGATGAAGATCAAAATCAGAAGATGTGCAATCGATTGGGCGTCCATCTTTACCGTGGCGGGACCGACGGTGCCGATCATTATCTCATATTCGGAAGCCGCTTTGAGCCCACCGAGCAAGCCATAGAGTTGATTTTGATTGTTGATATAGGGCAGGAAACCGGGAGCGCTGACTGCCGTCGTGCCACCGGTGACCGGGACCGAATGAACGTCGTGTGCCACCATGATCCATTCCTTGATGCCAGGTACTCCGGAAGACAGCGAAGCAGCGTAGGTAACGTCTCTCAAAGCTCTGATGTTTTTGAAGATGGGCAGGTCGTCGTATTTTTTGCCGTTGAT is part of the Candidatus Cloacimonadaceae bacterium genome and harbors:
- a CDS encoding class II aldolase/adducin family protein — its product is MATNIIKRCFGGIGEINPCVEGNEEFLRLIQTESNRFREILATLADIGARIWQRGWAEANAGNVSINVTDTIPPRLRGGKEWFLVSQSGSRYRQLTPDPIPHLVLISIGSDGENVHPTNKKPTSEWACHRGLLLHFLASAREDKVILHAHPADIIALSQMPVYETEAELNRALIGVLPEMQLYLTDGIALTHTQAPGSQALADCSLSALGKRKALIWQKHGILCIGKTLDEAFDYLEIVAKAAAIYLKMR
- a CDS encoding AMP-binding protein encodes the protein MNGKIPVMINYATGAIENAKYAREKCNFKTVITSHKLMEKLDLQPIDHMIMLEDILAKVTTIAKLKAALLSKLPFAILSKLVHSGSADEISVILFTSGSEKEPKAVQLSHRNILHNVDGVPQLVKLDENDVFMSILPLFHVFGLTVDFWLPTILGATMVTYPNPLEYKTVSDLVREYKITFIAATPSFFYGYLQKSQEGDFSSVRFAIAGADKLPDKIYDGFIKKHGITLFEGYGTTETSPVISVNYPGFHKLGSIGVPIPNVQVRIVDINTDKILGPNQEGKVLTKGDHVMQGYLGDLEETSLRIRNGWYDTGDIGIIDDDGFLWHRGRLKRFVKVGGEMVSLVKVETLLSKLLPEDVICCVVDVPNPIKGSDVIAAVANDKFDMHAVLKQLKKELPAIAVPRQFYIIEDIPMMASGKVNFREVERICRERSSSGD